The following is a genomic window from Sebastes fasciatus isolate fSebFas1 chromosome 15, fSebFas1.pri, whole genome shotgun sequence.
AATacaacacacagaaaaaaagacaccaTGAGTAAAGAAGTTACCAGTGGACTCAAACTAAGCCTAATAAAACACAGAATGACCCAATGTTTGAAGggacagtatgtaggatttggcggcttctagtggtgtggctgcagattgcaaccaactgaacacCATCTGCTCAcgcctccctttccaagactgcgtactgtgagccacagagtgcaaaaccgtgttaAAGCTGTTAccttaccgtaataacactacttaaggagcaacggaaatcagatggcggctggcggcaGCGCGGTTTTTAGCAGAATTTGGCAGAAATTAGAACAACTGTGACAACATGGTAAATCATCTGTGGTCGCTGTGGTAAACTAGATTCTGCAAATGACTTATTTCAACACTGAATTCCctaagtattttatttatttttttatcaaatgtGTTCCACATGTTGAAATGTTCTCACAAACTTGCTTGATGTTTTTTCTTGTTTGCTGTGGTCTCACATAGgtattgaaaatgtaaatatcaaGTTAGTATTagttattatataaaaatacatatcaCTGCCTCTTAACAATCACCTGCGTTTAAAATACGAAACACTTTGACCCTGATCTAAACCTGTCCTACCTGGTCCCTCCAGACCGCTCATGTTGATGGCCGGCCCTCCACTCTGTCCTCCCTGAGTGTTCTTCAGCTGCTGTTCCAGATGCTCAAGCTGAAAGACCAGCGAGCTTTTTTCTGTCCCCATAGCCTCCAGCATTGTCTGCTTCTGGATCAGCGTCTCCGTCAGCTGGTGGAGACGATTCTCCAGCTCCgtttggctgctgctgctgagagtcttgttggtcaactggaAGTACATCATCAAACTTTGTTTGTCAAAGTGGTAAATTGACTTAAGTCTGTCACAAAGCAGATGTTGACCAAGCCCTGACCCAGGAAGAGAGCTCTGCATTTACAGGCActgtataataattataaagtGACTGACCTGGTTCCTGAGTTTTTGGATTTCATCTTCTCTGTCCTTCATTCTGCTCTGCAGACTGGTTTTGGCTCGATGCTGCTCTTCCTCTAGGTACTGCAGCTCCTGTGatttaagaaaaatacagaaacatCCCACATAAATTAAGAGATTGATCAGACATGTAAaaacaacccggtctcacgggaaggcgtataaatagaaCATTACATCGACATTCGGTgtgtcatgaggacacattttaggcttttcatgtgccatttgtacgccgcttttcgggtgatttgtacaccacgcaacCAAACTATGGTAATGTCCGCAGTTGGGTTTCGGCAACAGAACCACTtcgttaagtttaggaaaaacgtcatggttggccttaaaatcagtacgtaaactaagtaaaatacgaacggaaacaatgtaacataagtacagaaaacatgtcacaaacgtcactaacataactaacaaaaaaaaacacgggtctcctggttaaaattCATATGTTTGTTGCACCCATCCGCTTCCAGTCCCACctgccataagcagtctttctcattttttattctacgtcactagctctgagcgtggcatatttgcatatttgctctgatgcgtttacattgcagtcagtacagactacatgccatacaaatgacacgccaaaagcaaccaCGGCGTTGTTATTGTATGCTAAATACCTTGTGCAttactgtgtcattcatacaccttttcaTGCGAACAGGCTGTGTAAAAACTATGAATGTAATTTCAGGAATCTGTGGCATTTTAAGAAATCATCACCCTTACCTGTTTGTAGCGCTCGACCTcggcctccacctcctgcttaGCTCTGTTCTGTAAGGCCTGCTGCTCCTCTaactgcagctgctgctcccGCCACGTCTCTGCCTCCGTCAGGGCCTGATTCTCCAAATCCTGccagatataaaatatgtctcaCTTATACAGTACAGCTGAATCAACAACATCCCAACTGCAGATTTGCAGCCGTATATCAACAATAAACTAGacagaaaacataaatatttgtttttgcaggAATTATACAGCACCTGCAgacaaatacatttacaaacCTCCCAGTCCATCAACCACACAGGGATCAACATTACTCACATTACTTTGAATTAACACTTCCTCTACCCATATTGTCTGCCATTTAAAGCATCTCACCTGTATTTCTATCCGAAGTGTGTGAACTTGCCCCTGTAGTTTTTGGATGTCCTCCCTCTGTAGCTCCTTCTCGTGACGCAGGTCCTCCAGCTCCATAGCCACGGCCCCGCTACCGTCCAGGGTGTCCAGACCAGATCCCTCCTTCAGACTGCTGATCAACTTCTCTTTGGACTAGACAACCATTTAAACCATTATCAACAACAGTTGAAGCTTATTAAAAAAGCCtaataacaaaaaacacaatcGCAAAAGGACACAAAAAACAGGAAAACGCTCTAAatctgtatgtaaaaaaaaacaatgattgTCTGGAACagtttaaataaatgcaaaagacAGCGAGTCTTACTTGCAGGATGCGTGAAGCTTTGTGCTTGTAGTCTTGTAACTCCTGTCTGACAGTCTCGGCTGCAGCTTTGGCACTTTTCAGTTGCGGTTGGAGGTCGTCGACCCTGAGCTTCTCCTCTGCAGCTCGCCGCTCTGCTGCCGTCACCGCCTCTGCGAGGGTCTGCCTCTCAGCCTCCACTTTGGACAGGCGGCCAGCATACTCGCTCTACACAAGAACACAGAGTTAAGAAGTCTGATCATTTCCATGTATTCAGTCGAGACTTAACTGTCATATTTTATAAAGGCAGATGAAAGATGTGCACCTGCATCTGCCGGTAGCTGTCCTGTTCCCTCCTGACGGCGAGGTCAGCCTCTCGCAGCCTATCCTGTATCGATTCAAGAGCTTGGGACTGCATGCTGCTCCCTTCTGTGTGGTCTTGCATAATTCTAAAAACAAGGAAAACGATATATAAACCAATTCATAAAAGCTTAATCTGATCTCTATTTCAAAAAGGTGGTTAAGAAAGTGCACCTTGACTGTTCCTTCTGTGCCTCCTCTAATGCAGCACAGCGGGACTTCAGCATCTGATCAGCTTCATCAAGTCGGATTTTTAGGACTGCAAGTTGACCGTCTTTGGCAGAGAGGGTTTCTGTTAGGTCGTCAACCTTTGACCGAAGTTCCCGTAACATCCGGTCAGTCTGAGACTGCTCCGAGTTCCATCTGTCTGCGCGTAGACGAGCCTGGTTCAACTCTACGTGAGTAGAAAACCACGTAAtcaacacagagggagaggcgCAGACATGTAGGTCATCTTTGTTCCTGCTTGATCTCATCTCTTACCGTCTTGTAAGTCTTTTGCCCTCTGGATGACCGAAGCCATCTCCTGGTTGAGGGAGCCCACCTCACTGCGCAGCAGCTGGTTCTCCAGACGCAGGCTGGACATGATGTGGCTCTGTGGCTCCTCTgtgggagcaggaggaggaagaggaggaagaggaggaagctcCTGCCTGCTGGACTCTTGAGGGACAGCCAAGCCGGAGTCTGAACTGTCAGGTGTGTCTGTGGCGGCCGGGTAGGGGTGAAGAgagaacacacaaatatatcATCCAGATATAA
Proteins encoded in this region:
- the golga5 gene encoding golgin subfamily A member 5; protein product: MSWFTDFAGKAEDFLNKVDQGAATALTNNQERTSSFSSSYEEESVVKPEYNIAGYQTRPAVTHHSYASSEDAPSFVSAAAGNIKRSSSTLLVGTANVASIPSGSGSSPPNSAKTSSGFVRRKKSEQDVDDDMLFDFLNSSDPPVNNRMDSRREHVKVSVPVTEAQNPSPPPSTTPHTIHSAPSTPPSTRGVSRASSMSSLSAHSMKTSEESSAREQSHDTPDSSDSGLAVPQESSRQELPPLPPLPPPAPTEEPQSHIMSSLRLENQLLRSEVGSLNQEMASVIQRAKDLQDELNQARLRADRWNSEQSQTDRMLRELRSKVDDLTETLSAKDGQLAVLKIRLDEADQMLKSRCAALEEAQKEQSRIMQDHTEGSSMQSQALESIQDRLREADLAVRREQDSYRQMQSEYAGRLSKVEAERQTLAEAVTAAERRAAEEKLRVDDLQPQLKSAKAAAETVRQELQDYKHKASRILQSKEKLISSLKEGSGLDTLDGSGAVAMELEDLRHEKELQREDIQKLQGQVHTLRIEIQDLENQALTEAETWREQQLQLEEQQALQNRAKQEVEAEVERYKQELQYLEEEQHRAKTSLQSRMKDREDEIQKLRNQLTNKTLSSSSQTELENRLHQLTETLIQKQTMLEAMGTEKSSLVFQLEHLEQQLKNTQGGQSGGPAINMSGLEGPVARQRNTPVLFSDHDSPGVYGRVRKAASTIDRFSIRLGIFLRRYPMARVFVILYIAILHLWVMIVLLTYTPEMHHGQPDGR